The DNA region CCGAGGAAGGTATCAAGCAACCGCAAAAAGCGGGAGCGGTGCTTGGAGTGGAGCATGTCTGCGTCTAGCAGGGAGTAGAGCTTGGTGTAAAACTCTGGGTAGTCGAGGTTTCGTTCCTGGATGAGATAAAAGACACCAGAGAGGGCCAGTAGAGAGATGGACCCGCCGGCGTTGTAGCAGTCTGTTAGGAAATCCATCAGGAGTTCTGGATTGGTGAACCAGGGCGCGATAGAGTTGGACATGACGCTGAGGATCTTCTTGCGCTGGTCTTTGCTCAGACCGAGTTGCATCAGGGCTAGCCAGGCGTCTTGGGCTTGACTTTTGtgttgggagagggagcggaCGGGGTGCCTtttcttggtggttgggggttcGATGTAGAAGGTGTCGAGAtctttgttggaggaggggacaTCAtcgatgttgaggaggaggttgaagattaTGGCGCGGACTGTTTCGTTGAGGTCGGCGGAGGGGTCTCTAAGGAATTCACTGATGGCTGCGAAGGTGTAGAATCTAATGTCGTCAAACTCGTCGATGAACTTCTCGGTAAACTCTTCCCGTAGTTGCTCGACTGGTGACTGGATGATGAAGTATATGACTTGGGTGAAGAAGTATCGTGGGAAGGCGGGTTGGTCccggccatcaaggtgctgagcttcgactttgaggagagacatggccaacaacaaAGCTGGGAGTGCCAACTTCTCATTGTTGAACATGCGTAGCAAGACTTCTCTAAAGTCTGCTAGGCGCTCCCGAAGCCATTTTGTGACTGTCGCATCCTTCTCTGACGCTTCCCTTCTCTCCACCAAGCAGCCCATGGCAAGTAACCGCACGAAGACGCGGCATAGTGTCTCcgaggcggcgatggcggtgggaCGATCCTCGTCGTACTTTTGCGCAAGTTCGAGGAGAGTAGCGATGTTGTTGTAGTGTTTTCTGGACTCGAGGATCTCGGCTTCGAGCTGTTTGAGTTGGGCCTTGAGATCGACaccctcgtcgccgccggaTTTCCTCCGTTTCTTGCACTTGTCTCCATTCTCTTGACGCTTCCTCTTCCCggccgaggccgacgacggtTCCTTTGTAGCTGCTGCCATCTTTTATGTGGTTCAATCGCAATATTTCGCGCTCTTGTTGCTTGTTTCCTCCAAATTCCCTGCTCAGGGCTGCTTCGCGGCCATGTCCTCCAGAAAATTTAAGTGGGGCTGTCGCAATGGAGCAGTGGGTTGTTGGAAAATGGAAATTTCACAGCAGGGATCCGGAGCACCGGGTCTTGGCAAGGCCAAACTTAGAATTCAACATCAGCTGCGCTGGCACGTGACCCCGAGCTCTACGGCAAAGAGCCGGGAAGTACGCATTTCGTTAAAACCTCAATTCGCACTTGGCACTTGAGAGCTCCGTCAACGTCGAGCCGTCACCCACCCGATATTCCCATATTCACAATGGCCTCCCGCTTGGCGAGAAGTGCTCTCGGTGAGTTCGAGACCGGCCAACAGTTGCCTGCGAGGCGCCAATTGAGACGGCAATGACAAAGTGACTGACCACCGAGCGCCGCAGGGGCTGCCCGTCTCCGGCCTAGCATCGCTCCCCGCGCTCTGCCCGCCCTCTCGACCGCCATCGCGGCGCGCAACAGCTCCGGTGTCCCCGCCCAGGACCCCAAGTCCAAGGCCCAGTCCCTCATCGATGCGCTTCCCGgcagcaacctcctctccaagtCGGCCATCCTCTCGTCCTTCACCGGCCTCTCGATCTATGCCCTGAGCAACGAGTACTATGTCGTCAACGAGGAGACCGTCGTCGCCTTCTGCCTTCTCAGCGTCTGGGCTGCCCTGATCAAGTTCGGCGGTCCCGCTTACAAGGAGTGGGCTGAGGGTCAGAACAAGAAGATCCTCGATATCCTCAACTCGGCCCGCGCCGACCACACCCAGGCCGTCAAGACCCGCATCGAGGACGTCCAGCAGATGTCCGGCGTCATTGACGTCACCAAGAGCCTCTTCGCCGTCTCCAAGGTAGGATAGCTGGGTTATGTTTGCAGGGAAGAGCTGGAATGGGTGCTGATGCCGTGTACAGGAGACTGCCAAGCTCGAGGCTGAGGCTTATGAGCTCGAGCAGCGCACTGcccttgctgctgaggccaAGACCGTTCTCGACTCGTGGGTGCGTTACGAGAGCCAGGTCAAGCAGCGCCAGCAGAAGGAGCTTgctgccaccatcatcgccaaggTCCAGAAGGAGCTTGAGAATCCCAAGACCCTCCAGCAGATTCTCCAGCAGAGCGTTGCCGATGTTGAGAGTGAGTTGGCTCAGATCTCCGTGCTTGGAACGAGCTGTTGCTAACAACATATTGCAGAGATCGTTTCCGCCAAACAATAAACAGCTAAATAGCTACCCCAGTCGAGTTTTGACCCAGATCGAGATCCCCTTTGTTGTACCAGTGTCCATACACACCCCTGTGCATTTAGCCAATTCAAAACTTTTGACTTGTTCTATTTTTGATGGCCTCAAGGTGCGCTTTTCGCTTATCATGAGCTTTTGTAGCTGTGGAAGAAGTTAGGAAAGGATCGGCAGGTCCCTAAGGGTTGAGACCTCACAACTACAAAACTGCAAGTCCATGTATTATTATGCTGGAACGCTGTCTCTAGTTGCACAGGGTCGGGTTAGATCAGACTTCTAGCTTTCGTTTCTAGAGACGTATGAGACTGCCCCTCATAGCACGATTTACATGGGATATGCGGGGGTTTTACCCTCCATGTGTGATGTTTTGGAAAATAATGACTTCGTCCCAATTCAAACTACTTCGCAACCAAAGCTTGAGATTCCCACGAGATCAGTGAGCTGTTCCTAAGCTCTTGAAGCTTGTGCCAGTAGTGCCCGTTATAAAACATGGGATTTGCCTTGCAGTCGGGTTGTTCAAGGTGGGGCTCTATGACCCAGCAATTGATGACGGGTCCCAGCACCGGCCAGCCAATCAGCTTCCAGAAGATTTTATTTTTCTGACTTCTTCAAAGTCCAAGCCGAATTGCGCCGTCTTCGAAAAAAGTTTGAgcccacccacctccacgACGCCCACGACAAGCACGCCACGATAAACCAATTTCTGGATCGGAGACACCAGCAACGACATTGCTTAAGCACTTCTCTACGGCGAAAAGCTCTCCAAAGCCCTATTCAGGCAATACGTCGTCGAACTCACCCAATGCCGTGCCGCATGTCGTAGACAGCGCGAGCTTCCTGCGACGGGTCTCTTCCCAGAGATTGCGACGACGTACCATGCGATCTCCGCAGTCTCCGTGAACACCGGCAACCTGTATCTCCTTTTGGGCACCCGCCCGCAGCTGCGGGTGTTTGCTCAAATACCCTGCAGACACACACCATGGTTTCTCAATAACCATTTGGCGGGCCGGGGGGCCAGCCCACGGTTACGGAGAGGGGCATCGTCAAAGTCCCCGCCTGGGCGAGGATTTGACCCCAATACAAACCACAGACGACGCCCAGCGCCTTTTTCTTCGGAACCGCCACCACGTTATGCGAAGCGTGCTGTTCTCCCAACACATCTTGGAATGCGGCCCGGCCCTTTCGCCGCCGGAAGACTGAAAATACCTCCAGCAGCGAAGCCTTTCAAACCGAGCGAGGTGGAGGAACCCTCTGCGACTGTTGTCGAAACGGAAACGGCCGACATTGAGGAACATAAAGAACCAACTAGCCAGACAACCGACCATGACGAGAACATAAAAGGGGCCGAGGTTAGAGTGGCACCTACGGATCAAGAGGTCCAAGAACAAGACGTGGTAGCAGAGTCGAACCGAATCCTATCTCGAATAGCGATGTGGgaccaacaagaacaagccgTGCCGGAATCTACGCCTGTGCCGGCAGACGATCTCGCACCGTCAGAACACATCCATGTTATGGGACTTGACCCTGTTGGCCGCTACATCACGCATATTTTGGCCAGCTGCGACCACATCCCTCCGGTGCGCTATGTGATGCACACCCCTGGTGTACACAATGTTTTCAAGCAGAATGATCGAAAGTTGACCCTTTACCGTGGCGACCAGATGGTCACCACCAATCGTATCATCGCTGTGAATTTTAACCAAGGCGGCGATTATACGAGTCCGAAGCAATATGCGCTACCAAGCCTCATCAGTAATCTGATAATCACCACTCCAGCCGCTGACGTTGTTCGGATTTTGGAGCCGATCAAGCACAGGCTCGATCACAGGTCCACCATTGTCCTGATTAATGATGGCTTGGGTGTCGTCGAGGACCTCATCAAGACGTATTATCCTTCGTCCATTACTCGCCCAACTTTTATTCTTGGACAATTCACTGGAAAGTTGGGCTATACGGGCGAGCAATTCTCGGTGGAGGAAGTCGAGCTGGGCAGACTTCGCATGTCAATTTACCCCCAGCAGATTCAGCAGTCCGGTGTCCGCATCGTTCGCCACCCGCCGATCGAGCACACGTTGAAGCCAACGCGCCTCCTGAGGACACTGAGTGCGATACCCGACTTGCGGGCGGCAGGTTTCCCCATGGATGACTTCTTCAAGAAGGCGTTGCCAACCATTGTCTTTCGATCCATTGTGGACCCTCTGACGGTTGTTCTCGACAGCACCTACGATAAGCTGCCGAAGAATGCGTACGCGAGGCTGGTCATGGACCAGCTTCTTAGTGAGCTCTGTGGGGTAATCTCCAGACTCCCAGAGGTCAGAGACTCCCCAGACTTCTCTCGGTTGACTGTCACAcagaggttgaggaaggagatttATCACAAGCTGGTGAGACAGCAGACTTCTAGCTCGAGGATGCGGTCGAATGTGGCTCGGGGCTGGGCTACCGATATCGATTACCAGACTGGCTACTTTGTCGAGCGTGGTCGGCAGCTGGGGTTGCGGGTCGAGAATCTCAACTCGCTCATTGCCGAGGTCAAGGCCAAGCAAAAGATCCAGATGGACAGGCAGAACATGCAGATACCTTTCCAACTGTGAGTTCGCTCTTAGGTTAGAAGGGTAGTAGGGCGTCAAAATGGGGCCATGTACAAATTACTAAAATGTATATTATTGCATTGTATATTGGGTATAACTGTGTGCACTTACACAACAATTGGGAGGTTAGATGTTAAAACGGGGAAAGGGGTTTCCACACTGCATATAGGGGGGTTTAAATAGCAATGAATTGGGTTTCTACTGGTTAAAACCTCGCAATACCTTAGAGTTGTTTCATAAGGTGCCTCAACTGCACAGCTGTTGGGAGCAACCAGTATACCTAATTGACTTTTACGTATTAATGGGCTTGGGTGATTGAACCCCACCAAAATCTTTTGACCCCGCGATCGCGATAAACTGCTGCgctgctaccaccacccccaatcCTGGCATCATACCATTCGCATCCTTGCCCGCTCTACATACCTACAGCTTCATAACCAACCCGAATCCATATCAAACCACTGCCGAAATGGAAGACGCCGAGCTCGAAAAGGTACCCTTTTATCCCTTTCTCCCACCGTCGCATCAACCGACTAACCCCCCTACCCGTCAAACAGATCCGCAAGGCTCGCCTCGAACAGCTCAAATCCCAAGGCggcggcccctcctccctcggcaaagctggcggtggtggtaacGCAGGTCCCAGCaaagaagccgaagccgaagcccgCAagtccatcctcaaccagaTCCTCCACCCCGAAGCGGCCGACCGGCTGGGGCGAATCAGACTAGTCAAAGAGCAGCGCGCGACCGACGTCGAGAACAGGCTCATCATGCTCGCTCAGACGGGGCAGTTGCGGTCCAAGGTGACGGAAGAACAACTGAAGGAGCTGTTGAATGCGGTGGCGGAcacggagaaggaggagaagattgttgttgcgaggaggaaggggtgggaggatgatgatgatgatttgtttGATCTTTAAAGGGGgacaaggagagagagacggcGGGGGGTGATGATAATGATATCCATTCGGTTTTGCCTCGACGGCATTGTTTGCGAATTCAACAAaacttgatgatgatttgaaTTTCACAATGCTCATACAGTCATATATATACAATCACACAAAAACACCATAATAGTACACATCTaccccctcgccgccgcctcccgtctcttcttctcctccctctcccgtctcctcatctccctcagaTCagccggcacctccacccccaactccttcCTCAGCTCCCCCACATCCTTCTCgagaacctcctcccaaTAAACATTAatcacctccttcgcccTCAGTCCATTCCTCACCGCCCAAGGCCCATACACGCCCCAGAACCTCTCCCGttccttctttttcatcCCCACAAGACTAAACACGCTCAGGCCCGTCATCGGCAGCAACGTATTC from Podospora pseudoanserina strain CBS 124.78 chromosome 1, whole genome shotgun sequence includes:
- the ATP4 gene encoding atp4 subunit B of the stator stalk of mitochondrial F1F0 ATP synthase (COG:C; BUSCO:EOG09264PE5; EggNog:ENOG503P03P) yields the protein MASRLARSALGAARLRPSIAPRALPALSTAIAARNSSGVPAQDPKSKAQSLIDALPGSNLLSKSAILSSFTGLSIYALSNEYYVVNEETVVAFCLLSVWAALIKFGGPAYKEWAEGQNKKILDILNSARADHTQAVKTRIEDVQQMSGVIDVTKSLFAVSKETAKLEAEAYELEQRTALAAEAKTVLDSWVRYESQVKQRQQKELAATIIAKVQKELENPKTLQQILQQSVADVEKIVSAKQ
- a CDS encoding hypothetical protein (COG:D; EggNog:ENOG503P4UU; BUSCO:EOG09265HEP) produces the protein MEDAELEKIRKARLEQLKSQGGGPSSLGKAGGGGNAGPSKEAEAEARKSILNQILHPEAADRLGRIRLVKEQRATDVENRLIMLAQTGQLRSKVTEEQLKELLNAVADTEKEEKIVVARRKGWEDDDDDLFDL
- the NOC4 gene encoding Maturation and nuclear export of 40S ribosomal subunits interacting protein (BUSCO:EOG09261RWU; EggNog:ENOG503NUB6; COG:J), whose product is MAAATKEPSSASAGKRKRQENGDKCKKRRKSGGDEGVDLKAQLKQLEAEILESRKHYNNIATLLELAQKYDEDRPTAIAASETLCRVFVRLLAMGCLVERREASEKDATVTKWLRERLADFREVLLRMFNNEKLALPALLLAMSLLKVEAQHLDGRDQPAFPRYFFTQVIYFIIQSPVEQLREEFTEKFIDEFDDIRFYTFAAISEFLRDPSADLNETVRAIIFNLLLNIDDVPSSNKDLDTFYIEPPTTKKRHPVRSLSQHKSQAQDAWLALMQLGLSKDQRKKILSVMSNSIAPWFTNPELLMDFLTDCYNAGGSISLLALSGVFYLIQERNLDYPEFYTKLYSLLDADMLHSKHRSRFLRLLDTFLGSSHLPAVMVASFIKKLARLALNAPPSAIVAIVPWFYNLFKKHPLTTFMMHRVPRTEEEKQKIEEGWVEDVFLAWERDPMETRAIESCLWEVVQLQGHWHPNVATIAKIISEQFTKQAYNVEDFLDHSYGSLFEAEMGKEIKKPPVVEFMIPKRVFTKVTEEEEKQGLKDSLVVGLWDFGTA
- a CDS encoding hypothetical protein (COG:H; EggNog:ENOG503P5PQ) → MRPGPFAAGRLKIPPAAKPFKPSEVEEPSATVVETETADIEEHKEPTSQTTDHDENIKGAEVRVAPTDQEVQEQDVVAESNRILSRIAMWDQQEQAVPESTPVPADDLAPSEHIHVMGLDPVGRYITHILASCDHIPPVRYVMHTPGVHNVFKQNDRKLTLYRGDQMVTTNRIIAVNFNQGGDYTSPKQYALPSLISNLIITTPAADVVRILEPIKHRLDHRSTIVLINDGLGVVEDLIKTYYPSSITRPTFILGQFTGKLGYTGEQFSVEEVELGRLRMSIYPQQIQQSGVRIVRHPPIEHTLKPTRLLRTLSAIPDLRAAGFPMDDFFKKALPTIVFRSIVDPLTVVLDSTYDKLPKNAYARLVMDQLLSELCGVISRLPEVRDSPDFSRLTVTQRLRKEIYHKLVRQQTSSSRMRSNVARGWATDIDYQTGYFVERGRQLGLRVENLNSLIAEVKAKQKIQMDRQNMQIPFQL